One stretch of Rissa tridactyla isolate bRisTri1 chromosome 21, bRisTri1.patW.cur.20221130, whole genome shotgun sequence DNA includes these proteins:
- the LOC128900200 gene encoding ubiquinol-cytochrome-c reductase complex assembly factor 2 has translation MAATRYRRFLKLCEEWPVEETKRQRDLGVFLRQRVAQAFREGENTQIADPETCDRMYESLVRIHTNYYKNKYPRLKDTSFTGVTVEDCKMILATDILKQMEDMKKGTWKKLREKFYAKKPEEDSK, from the exons ATGGCGGCCACCAGGTACCGGCGGTTCCTGAAGCTCTGCGAGGAGTGGCCGGTGGAGGAGACCAAGCGGCAGCGGGACCTGGGCGTCTTCCTGCGGCAGCGAGTGGCCCAGGCCTTCCGCGAAGGGGAGAACACGCAG ATCGCTGACCCGGAAACCTGTGACCGAATGTATGAGAGCTTAGTCAGAATCCACACCAACTACTACAAAAACAAG TATCCACGCCTGAAAGACACAAGCTTCACCGGAGTGACAGTAGAAGATTGCAAGATGATACTAGCAACAG ACATTCTGAAACAGATGGAAGACATGAAAAAAGGGACATGGAAAAAACTGCGAGAAAAGTTTTATGCCAAGAAACCTGAGGAGGACTCAAAGTGA